AGGCTTAGGAAAAGCCCCCTTATTGCTATTATTGGCGATTGATTTCAGTCTTTGGGGGCTTCTGGGATGGGTTCTAAACCTACTCTTAGGAATTCCCACCGGACTATTCGGGAATGTGGTTTTAATCGTCTCCTTAATTTTAAGTCTATTCGGGGGAAGTCTAATTTCTCGACCTATTGGCAAACTGTTTACGGCATTTGGGGAAGATACCCGTAGCGATCGCCTCATTGGATGCCTGGGAACTGTCGCTTCACCCACTCTCCCCCAACAGCCCACCACGCAAATTGGCCAAGTGGATGCGATCGATTCAGCTAATAACTTAGTCAGTATTAACGTCCAGCTCCCCCAATGGGCAACCCAAATTCCTCAACGGGGCGATAAAGTCATCATTATCGAATATTCTGAACCTTTTTATCTAGCTGTCGTGAAAGATAGTGTAGACCAAAAACGCTGGCTAGGCTAGTTTTAGTACCCGTGAATCTTCCTCCACACTTTCGGGTTGTGTATCCTCTCTATTCAAGAATAGAACTATCCCATTGTTTTACCTATGACTCATATGAAACTAACCATTATTGAACAACCCTCCCAACCTATACTCGCTCAAGCTCCCCTGGCCCAAATGGGATCGGCAGGTATGCTTTTAGCTGGTGGTTCCTTGGGATTTGTCTTCTTCTTAATTCTAGGGATTATTGCTTATACAAGTGTTTACAAAATTACCCCTAACAACGAAGCTTTTGTGCGGACTGGGGGCGTTTTCATTAAACAAAAACGAGTCTTTCTCAACGGGGGATGTATTGTCATTCCTGGCTTTCATGAAATCACCCGCGTTCCCTTACGAGAAATTTCTATCGATGTGGAACGCACGGGTAATTTAGCGGTGCGGACTCAAGACTATTTAAGGGCAAACATGCGCGTCACCTTTTATGTGTGTGTTAGTGCTGATAAACAGGATGTCTTAACGGTAGCGGCTCGTTTATCGAAGCAAGGCAATATTTCAGCAACTGATATTAAAGAAGCACTGGAGAAACGTGCAGATGATGCCATTCGTGCCGCTGCCAAAAAGAAAAGTCTAGCTGAAATTGACTCGGATAAATTGGGATTTGCGGATGAAGTTTTAAACCTGATTCAACAGGACTTGAAAAAAGTTGGCTTAACGCTCAACAACATTGCCATTTCTGAGATCGAAGAAAGCGATACCTATGATGAAAATAACTTTTTCGATGCTCAGGGTGTGCGTCTGAGAACAGAAACGATTCAGAAATCCATTCAGCAAAAACGGGAAGTAGAA
The sequence above is drawn from the Roseofilum reptotaenium CS-1145 genome and encodes:
- a CDS encoding OB-fold-containig protein; translation: MVFDLAHLPYWIFLGLGVVLFLLVIFSGGGDSDGDVDIDADADWDTDLDMDVEADAEGGFSALQALGWLGLGKAPLLLLLAIDFSLWGLLGWVLNLLLGIPTGLFGNVVLIVSLILSLFGGSLISRPIGKLFTAFGEDTRSDRLIGCLGTVASPTLPQQPTTQIGQVDAIDSANNLVSINVQLPQWATQIPQRGDKVIIIEYSEPFYLAVVKDSVDQKRWLG